From the genome of Thauera chlorobenzoica:
AGCTTCATCACCCTGATGCTGCTGGCGCGCTTCTACATGCAGTGGCAGCGGATTTCCTTCCGCAACCAGCTCGGCCAGTTCGTCGTCACCACCACCGACTGGGCGGTGCGGCCGCTGCGCCGCGTTATCCCCGGGGTGTTCGGACTCGACCTGGCGAGCCTGCTGCCGGCCTGGCTGGTGCAGGTGCTGCTGGTGGCGTTCGAGCTGAGCCTGCGCGGGGCGGCGTTCAGCGGCAATGCCGCCGCGGTCGCCGCCGGGCTGGCCGGGGTCGGCCTGATCGAGCTGCTGCGGATGATGGTGTATCTGCTGATCGCGGTCGTGCTCGGTTCCGCGGTGCTGTCCTGGGTCAGCCCGCATGCGCCGCTGGCGCCGGTGCTGCACGGGCTGGCCGCGCCCTTCCTGCGCCCTTTCCGCCGGGTGATCCCGAGCATCGCCAACGTCGATCTGTCGCCGTTGGTGCTGCTGCTGGTGCTGCAGATCGTGCTGATGCTGCTCGCCGGGGTGCGCGGCAGCTTCGCACCGCTGCTGTTCGGCGGCTGATCGCCCGTCAGCGGGAGCGGCGCACGCTGCAGTTCTTGCCCTGCCGGCAGGAGCTGCAGCAATCCCGCGTGGCGGGAGCCGTGCCTCAGCCCTCGTACATCACCTGCCCCTCGACCAGGGTGTACTGCACCTTGCCGGGCAGCTCCAGCCCGAGGAAGGGCGTGTTCTTGCCCTGGCTCCTGAGCTGTTCGCGGGTGATGGCGATATGGGCGGCGGGGTCGAAGACGCAGATGTCGGCGCGCGCGCCCGGCGACAGGTGGCCGGCCTTGGTGATGCCGACGATCTTCGCCGCGTCCGAGGTGATCCGGGCCAGCCCGTCGAGCAGCGACAGCCCGGCGTCGGCGGCCCACTTCAGGGTCAGCGGCAGCAGCAGCTCGAGGCCGGTGGCGCCGGGCTCGGATTCGGAGAACGGCGCCTGCTTGCCGTCGTCGTCCACCGGGGTGTGGTCCGAGCACAGCGCGTTGATGCGGCCCTCGGCCAGGCCACGGGCGAGCGCCTCGCGGTCGCGCTGGCTGCGCAGCGGCGGCACGAGGTGGCAGTTGGCGTTGAAGTAGCCGATGTCCATGTCGGACAGGTGGACGTGGTTGATCGACACGTCGCAGCTGACATCCATGCCTTCGGCGCGGGCCTGCTCGATCAGCGCCAGCCCCGCGGCCGAGGACAGGCGGGTGATGTGCAGGCGCGCGCCGGTGAGCTTGGCCAGCTGCAGGTAGGTGTACAGCGCCACCGTCTCCGCCGCCACCGGGATGCCGGCGAGGCCGAGGCGGGTGGCGACCT
Proteins encoded in this window:
- a CDS encoding dihydroorotase, with protein sequence MNILISNGRVVDPANRSDRVQDVYIADGKVAALGHAPAGFRAERTLDATGRVVAPGFIDLAARLREPGFEYRATLESEMEAAMAGGVTSLAIPPDTDPALDEPGLVEMLCYRAKKLNRAHIYPVGALTLGLKGERLSEMAELVEAGCVAFSQANVPIVDNTVLLRALQYAATFDFRVWLQPIAPFLGRGGHAHDGEVATRLGLAGIPVAAETVALYTYLQLAKLTGARLHITRLSSAAGLALIEQARAEGMDVSCDVSINHVHLSDMDIGYFNANCHLVPPLRSQRDREALARGLAEGRINALCSDHTPVDDDGKQAPFSESEPGATGLELLLPLTLKWAADAGLSLLDGLARITSDAAKIVGITKAGHLSPGARADICVFDPAAHIAITREQLRSQGKNTPFLGLELPGKVQYTLVEGQVMYEG
- a CDS encoding YggT family protein, with amino-acid sequence MLANILLLILNVAASFITLMLLARFYMQWQRISFRNQLGQFVVTTTDWAVRPLRRVIPGVFGLDLASLLPAWLVQVLLVAFELSLRGAAFSGNAAAVAAGLAGVGLIELLRMMVYLLIAVVLGSAVLSWVSPHAPLAPVLHGLAAPFLRPFRRVIPSIANVDLSPLVLLLVLQIVLMLLAGVRGSFAPLLFGG